The sequence below is a genomic window from Lolium perenne isolate Kyuss_39 chromosome 4, Kyuss_2.0, whole genome shotgun sequence.
ccggaggcctcgaagtcattcttcttccccatggcgctgcggcagtggtggtggttgtggaggtgtgggcgaaggagcgacgcggccggtggacttttatgggcgggcgcgcgcgggatacgatgccattgaaggcgccgtagaagcccagccgccgcccgccagtgcgcgcgcagaacaggcagccgcgccattgatggcgaaggctgcggcgcagacgcggaagcgttGACCGCCTGAatcgatgccctcgatgcagactcgctgccaggcgggcccggtggggaagcgagcggacactttgcgcgtccgccgagcgtccgccgagtcgcaaacctggcgcatatttgggccaggtttgcgtctccgcggacggcccggtcactttgcgtcgccccgctggaacagggcccagacgcatttccggtcacggcggacgcaaacggtcgctgagcgttcgtttgcgtcgcgccgctggagatgcccttagggcatgtacaatagtAGGGAAGACATGCCTTCTTTTAGTAGTCCACGTCATCTAGAGAAGACGATACATATTAGGGatacaatgcattatctcttatTGTCATTTCTTACAATAAATGAGACTTAATTATTTTTAGTAAGAAATTATGTAGCTAAGGGAAGACAAGTCGTACAATGGGGAAAATAGTCTTCTCTTATTTAATAAGAGAtcatcccttagctaagggaagacaacCATCTCTTTCTTCCTTATCTCTCCTCCAATTAAGCAAATATCCTACGTGGCAAGCGTAAGGGAAGGCTGACGTCACCCCATTGTACatgtccttagagcatctccaaccgaaACGGTTTTTCAACCGCTTTTGGCCGCCCGCATCCTCCGCGTCTCCAGCGGACCCACTAAATCCGCGCGCAAAACAAAATTTATCCTGCGCGCGCTATCGCGACATCCCGAGCGGCAAAATTGGCGCGTCGCTTCGCGCGCGCTATAAAGCACCACGTGCATGCGCACCCAACAACCACGGAACGTTCGGCCTCGcctcgccgcttccccgcgccacgcgTCGCCGCCGCTCTtcctcgccgcctcctccgctcgTCCGTCGCCAAGATGCCACCGCGCAGCCGCGGATCGTCGGCCTTCCGCGGTGTCCGAGCGCGTCCTAATGGGACATTCTACGCAGAGATTCGCGCCGGCGGCTTCCGCGTCACTCTCGACACCTTCaccacgccggagctggcggcgcgcgcctaCGACGCGGCCGCGTGGCGATTCCGGCGGCTGCGACGCGACCTCAACTTCCAGGACGTCAAGTCGCTGGAGGAGGCCGAGTTTCTGGCACCCGCGCCGCGCCTCGTCACCGAGGAGGACCGCCACCGCCAGGCGCAGCGCcgcatcgccatcgccgagcgcggCGAGGaggtgatgcgccagtggagggagcAGTTCCCTAGCGACGTCGATAACATGGAGGCGTTTTTCACGGACCTCAGGCGCAGCGTAGGTCCGCTAGGCGCCGTCGTCGCGTCAtcgccgagttcgagctcgagaacctgAACACGACCTGGAATGATTCACgctgggatgacatttggactgcGACGACCTCCAACAACGATCATGAGTAGACTGTTTTtactttttctatgtattttcaaTGTTTTTCGAGCTGTAGATTTTCTATTTGAACTAGTTTAAATCAAAATGTGTTTCTGCGCTGCATAATAGCGCTTCCGCTGCGAGCGCTATTTTCAGCGGACCTTCCGCGCTGCAAAATAGCGTGTCCGGTGGAGGGGTTTTCGGCGCAGCGGGAGCTAAATGTTTACAGCTCGCGAAATTGGTTTTGCAGCACCAGATCATTGCgcatctgttggagatgctcttagctcttGCAAAGTTTGGCTAACATAGTCGTTGGATCTAAAACATGTACTGTAGATGAAAAAACTGTAGACTTTGGACTGTAGCTAAGACGACACTCTGGATCAGCCCTGTTTCTAACACTGTAGTCTTGAACCGTTCGCGTACTGTATAGTCACGTCTGAGCCATTCATTTACGATCCAATGGTAAATAACACACCAAGTCAGGGTACTGTACACCctaacttagggcatctccagcggcgcgacgcaaacggacgctgacgccgtgaccggaaatgcgtctggggcctgttccagcggggcgacgcaaagtgaccgggccatctGCGGAgaagcaaacctggcccaaatatgcgccaggtttgcgtcttggcggacgctgcgcggacgcgcaaagtgtctgcTCGGTCCTCGCGCGGGCCCGCCTCGCAgtggcacaactgcttcgtcttccgtggtattacttctgggcggcgcgctgcagcctttgcaggggccgcgttaatggcgtgtttcggcttccgcgagcgtgcgcagctagtaggcgttgcactggcaggccattgaaggcgagatgaCGTCGGAGCcttaaagggacgctgccggcgcccatttccccgaccaaaACCATTGGCAAAATCCCACAGTAGCCACCacaccgacgccatggggaagaaatgctggccgttccggaagacgaagaacgaccaggaggctagcggctcgcgttCCGGCAAGAAAACACGGGTCGGACGGTACATCCGCGTTGACCTCGCTCGGtagctatgggaggaaaaccggccggtaccatggccggacgcgaacttgccgggagggggctggtacctgaactcgcggcgcgtgccggtccccccccgtgccgcgcgagggccgagagcggcgggacgaggtacggcgccgccgcgcggtcttgccgccggatctgcgggaggatccggcgtacgcgctaaactcctacaactggatttccttcgggacgtgggagtttgacgcgcggcgccgcgctgcctacctcgccgacatagactacttcgagcgcgagatcgccgccgaagaagaagagaacgacctCGAGGACGcagacgaggacggcgacgaggacgatgacggcgacgtgaccatgccgcagtacgaccacgacgacggcggaccagcgtgggatccggagacccagccgccggacatttcagaggaggaggccattgccatggcactggccaacagcgagcaggacgagctcaacgagctcgctttgtgggatgggctcgcaatccagctccgcgagtcagcgctcgcgcaggggaggccggcgactcctccggccacgccgacgcgttccaatgtccgcgctccgcctgctgctccagcgtgggatccctggccacagcttcctgcccgtgcggcggtacctcctccaccgccggcgtacgagcttccatggccgacgccgcagctgattgacctcgtcagcgacgacgaccagtagaCAACGCCTATTTTAGCACCCCTTTCTGGCTTTTTTATGTTCTTTTtattatcatgtaaattatggcgtgtgaatgaaaaaaaaattatgcgtctgtcgctggagccaccccgacgCAAACGAACACCAGAATATTTTCAACCATTTTACTCGACACAAACGGATACAACGCATCCatttggacgtccgaaatgcgtcgcgccgctggagatgcccttacccaGAGCAAAGTTAGAGGAGCTCGTTCCGTCGCCTCCCACTCGCTCTTTTTGGATTCTTCCCATCTTGAGGCATCGCCTGTCTGCCCCCATTGGCCCAAGCCCAACACCCCCTTTGTGGAATCCTACAATTCTTGCCTCCCACACCCCagcctcctcctctgcttcttcttctacctTCCTCCCCTACAAATCTACAATACAAGGGAAAGGAGAAGTGAAGTGGAGCCAACACTCCCCTGCCTCCGTTCTTGCCATGCAAGTGTTCGTTCCTTGCAGGCGCGTGTTCGGCGGCCGCTCGGCAAGCGAGTGCTGGTGAGACTGAATGGGGGCTCAGGCAGCAATGCCGTCGTCCGGCGGGGCCATCTCGCGGCAGGGCTCGCTGTGCAGCCTCACGCTCAGCGACGTCGAGGGCCAGCTGCACGGCCTCCGCACGGTGGCCGGCCCCAGGAGGACGGTGGACGAGGTGTGGCTGGATATCCAGGGCGCCGCCAGCTGCGCGCGGCCGCAACCGGCGCAGATGACGCTGGAGGACTTCCTGTCCAGGTCCGGCGGCGGCAGCGCGGTGGTCGCCGCCGACgcggggggcggcggcggcggaggaggctgggccaccgagcagtacaaccccccGCCCCCGGTGCCGGAGCAGCAGCAGCGCCACAGCATCGGCCGCCCCCTGCCGCGGCCGCTCGGCGTGGGCGCCGGCCCGGTGCTGCTGGACGCGCTGTACCACGACCACCACGACGTGGCCGCCGCCATGTCCGGCCGGAAGCgtgctgctgctgccgctgctTCCGCGGGCGGCCCGGTGGAGAAGACGGTGGAGCGGCGCAAGAAGCGGATGATCAAGAACCGGGAGTCGGCGGCGAGGTCGCGCGCCAGGAAGCAGGTGggctcctcctccccctcctcaaACCCCAAATCTCAGCAAGTGCGTTTGGACTCTGCAGTCTGCACCCTACACCGTACAGTTCACTCACTCACTCGCTTGGACTTGGCTTTGGCTGGCAGGCCTACACGAACGAGCTGGAGAACAAGATCTCGCTGCTGGAGGAGGAGAACGAGCGGCTCAGGAATCACAAGGTAAAACACCAACATCCAACACACTTCTCAGCCTGCTTCCTAGCTAGGCTCGAAAAAGAAAAACAGGTCCTTCCAATTTCATGCCCGTCTTGTCCAATcatgttttcttcttcttcttgaggcAACTGCTGTCTAATCAAGTTTATGTTGCTTAAACTTGATTTTTGAATCTATCCCTAACATAGGACAAAGCTACCACAACCGCTCTGCATGCGGCGGGGGTCCTCATGCCACTCAACTGCTAATGCTGCACAGATTAATTGCCTGTGCTAGTTACTGCTGAATGAGATAATGCACTGATCTGGTAGtgccttgtttcaaaaaaaaaaaaatcacctgCATAGTTAAACAGTTCATCTCTGAACATTTTTTTTACTCCTCCTGTCGTGCTGATGCATCTATAGGGTCTGCTGCTCCTGCTAGTGAGCTCTGTGTTTCTTTAGCTGTCTCTGCGTCATTGGCTTTGGCTCTGGAGTGGTTACAGAGGATGTCAGATCATGGATGGACCATAAAGTTCTGCCCAATCAAATGGCATTTCCATTTCACCTTCCTGTACAAAAACTTATCTCCTACTACTAGCCTCATGTCAAACTACTTTTCACCATGTAAAAACTACCTCTTGGAAATGTGTGGTGTTAGTTGTTTTGGTTTTTCCTTACAAAAATCATATGGCCTTTCCATTTCACCTCTTCTAGAAAAAACTTATCTCCTAGCCTTATGTCAAATTACTTTTCACCATGTAAAAACTACCTTTTGGAAATGTGTGGTGTTAGCTGTCTTGTTTTTTCCTTACAAAAATCAATTGGCCTTTCCATTTCACTTTCTTCTACGAAAACTTATCTCCTAGCCTCATGTCAAATTACCTTTCACCATATAAAAACTACCTTTTGGAAGTCTGCGGTGTtggttgttttcttttcttttccttatACAAGAAAAAAAGGACCACGGGTTAATGGATGAGGTAACATCTGAACGTTTGCTTCATACTTTATGGATGACACGGTGGAGGATCAATCATTCCCATCGATCTCACAATCTGTTAGCACAGTAGTCAATGCCTAAACCCTGCTCATTGGACACTAGACAGGCATCACCACTCACTAGGCTAAAAGTAAAAGAGGGGGTAGATTCTTTTTACCCATAGGATGGAATAAATTAGGGCTTTGGGAAGATTTGATCTCATTGTCTGCCAACTCAATTCTTTCATTATCAGTCAGCATCACTGCATCACCCTACTGCTACTTGCTGATAAGCTCCTTCCTAGCTACATGCTGATAAATAATACCATTGCCCATCTGCTTCAGCTTGGATGTGCAAAAAATACTATTATCCGTGTACTAGAAAACTTTGCACATCTACCTCGAAACACACATCTTTCATTTTCTGTAGTTCGTGTACTTGGCTTGTGCTCCTTTCTATGCCCGTGTCATGAAATCTGAAGACAGCATGTACAAATTTGCCAGTGACAACTTCTCCGAAAGCTGAGATTTATGTCCTACTCTGCATTTCTTGGGCGTATGAGATACTGACCTCAAAGTCTCGAAAATCCCTCCAGACGGTCAAACAAATACTCTTTCCGACCTCCCAAATGTAAATGTTGAGATGGATATTTGTGTATCTTCAGTTTTTGCTGAGCTGACGTGTTGATTTGTGTGTTTTGTGTTCCATTCAGGCATTTGAATCGGAAGTGCAGTATGTGCCGCAGCAGGAGCCAACGAACCAGCTCCGGCGGAGGAACTCGGCCAGCTTCTGATCATGTTAATAGTAGTGGCCAGCATTATGTTGGTTCAAGTTGTAACTGACTTCCCAACAATATTTAGCTAGTACTAAGAACTCTGCTGTCTCCAACTTGCTGTGTAGCAATTGCTGGTTGCTGCACTCGTGCCTTTTCTCCAACTAGTGCATTGCTTTCTGCAGCCTGTGATTGCAAGAGTAGGCTGTAATGTTGTGTCGCTCTCTCAAATGAAAACATAATTGCTAGCCTAGCGGCAGGGTTCGTATTTCAAGTTTTCAATTCTTTACCATCCTTGCAAAAGGAAGTTAGA
It includes:
- the LOC127347655 gene encoding uncharacterized protein — its product is MPPRSRGSSAFRGVRARPNGTFYAEIRAGGFRVTLDTFTTPELAARAYDAAAWRFRRLRRDLNFQDVKSLEEAEFLAPAPRLVTEEDRHRQAQRRIAIAERGEEVMRQWREQFPSDVDNMEAFFTDLRRSVGPLGAVVASSPSSSSRT
- the LOC127295498 gene encoding uncharacterized protein gives rise to the protein MGAQAAMPSSGGAISRQGSLCSLTLSDVEGQLHGLRTVAGPRRTVDEVWLDIQGAASCARPQPAQMTLEDFLSRSGGGSAVVAADAGGGGGGGGWATEQYNPPPPVPEQQQRHSIGRPLPRPLGVGAGPVLLDALYHDHHDVAAAMSGRKRAAAAAASAGGPVEKTVERRKKRMIKNRESAARSRARKQAYTNELENKISLLEEENERLRNHKAFESEVQYVPQQEPTNQLRRRNSASF